A stretch of the Myxococcaceae bacterium JPH2 genome encodes the following:
- a CDS encoding ABC transporter permease — MMRRRLEHVGLPLLASAVLVTLWHLAVVHTGTKIFPSPAAVARGLGELLRRGVLGTYLLDSLRRVALGTGLAVMLGVPLGSWMGLQREAALAIDPVVQWLRPISPLAWSPLAIVLWGVGEPATVFLIFLAAIFPITTAATSAVQAIPEVHLRAGRNFGLGPGALWLRVLLPASIPDLLVALRITLGIAWLVVVAAEMLAVDSGLGYLIIDARNAGKRYDLVVAGMLLIGCVGWAIDAGVRRLERLHPVRWGFPDQGG, encoded by the coding sequence ATGATGCGCCGCCGCCTGGAGCATGTGGGCCTGCCGCTCCTCGCCAGCGCGGTGCTGGTGACCCTCTGGCACCTCGCGGTGGTCCACACCGGCACCAAGATCTTCCCCTCGCCGGCGGCGGTGGCGCGGGGCCTGGGCGAGCTGCTGCGCCGCGGAGTCCTGGGGACGTACCTGCTGGATTCGCTGCGGCGCGTGGCCCTGGGGACGGGCCTCGCGGTGATGCTCGGCGTACCCTTGGGGAGTTGGATGGGGTTGCAGCGCGAGGCGGCGCTCGCTATCGACCCCGTCGTCCAATGGCTGCGGCCCATCAGTCCGCTGGCCTGGAGTCCGTTGGCCATCGTGCTGTGGGGCGTGGGAGAGCCGGCCACGGTGTTCCTCATCTTCCTCGCCGCGATCTTTCCCATCACCACGGCGGCCACGAGCGCGGTGCAGGCCATTCCCGAAGTCCACCTGCGCGCGGGCCGCAACTTCGGACTGGGCCCGGGCGCGCTGTGGCTGCGCGTGCTCCTACCCGCGTCGATTCCGGACTTGCTGGTCGCGCTGAGAATCACGCTGGGCATCGCCTGGCTGGTGGTGGTGGCCGCGGAGATGCTCGCGGTCGACTCGGGCCTCGGCTACCTCATCATCGACGCGCGCAACGCCGGCAAGCGCTACGACCTCGTGGTGGCGGGAATGCTGCTCATAGGCTGCGTGGGTTGGGCCATCGACGCGGGTGTGCGCCGACTGGAAAGACTTCACCCCGTCCGCTGGGGCTTTCCGGACCAGGGAGGATGA
- a CDS encoding ABC transporter ATP-binding protein: MPKLRLRGLHARFPTEQGERSVLEDVNLEVESGEFVCLLGPSGCGKSTLLNIVGGFLAPAEGEVLVDGQPVTGPDPRRIFVFQERGTFPWLTVEGNIGFGLAHRPASERRERVARAVARVGLTGFERAYPHELSGGMKQRVEVARALAVDPDVLYMDEPFGALDSITRLEMRSELLRIWSEARKTVLFVTHDIDESVQLADRVAVMSARPGRIRRVVDIDLPRPRDLSAPRYLALRDTLMAELGLAHGIRGLVPPRQESA; encoded by the coding sequence ATGCCCAAGCTGCGCCTGCGCGGACTCCACGCGCGCTTTCCCACTGAACAAGGCGAGCGGTCCGTCCTCGAGGACGTGAACCTGGAGGTGGAGTCCGGCGAGTTCGTGTGCCTGTTGGGCCCCTCGGGCTGCGGCAAGTCGACACTGCTCAACATCGTGGGCGGGTTCCTCGCGCCCGCCGAGGGTGAGGTGCTCGTGGACGGGCAGCCCGTCACCGGACCGGATCCCCGGCGCATCTTCGTCTTCCAGGAGCGAGGCACCTTTCCCTGGCTGACCGTGGAAGGAAACATCGGGTTCGGCCTCGCGCATCGTCCCGCCTCGGAGCGCCGCGAGCGCGTGGCGCGCGCCGTGGCCCGCGTGGGCCTGACAGGCTTTGAGCGCGCCTATCCGCACGAACTCTCCGGAGGGATGAAGCAACGCGTGGAGGTGGCCCGCGCCCTGGCGGTGGATCCAGACGTGCTCTACATGGACGAGCCCTTCGGGGCACTCGACTCCATCACCCGCCTGGAGATGCGCTCGGAGCTGCTGCGCATCTGGTCCGAGGCACGCAAGACGGTCCTCTTCGTCACCCACGACATCGACGAGTCCGTGCAGCTCGCGGACCGCGTCGCGGTGATGTCGGCGCGCCCCGGCCGCATCCGGCGCGTGGTGGACATCGACCTGCCTCGCCCGCGAGACCTCAGCGCGCCGCGCTACCTGGCCTTGCGCGACACGCTCATGGCGGAGCTGGGATTGGCCCATGGCATCCGCGGTCTCGTGCCGCCACGCCAGGAGAGCGCATGA